A single region of the Bacteroides luhongzhouii genome encodes:
- a CDS encoding zinc-dependent metalloprotease — MRNRYSKILCLLLLFMCCLPQDGNAFWPFKKKKKEEKKEVLTPYQKLFKDKKVQTAHGLMTIHKVEDKVYVEFPVAMLGRELLLTSSIENTSDGGEGAPGQLGGTDVRLRFEMIDSTIVARMPLLSKPVNTSGDSDIARALNNSHNPGIFKSFKVLACTPDSSALVVNMKSLFLEGSAFTKPFPSTSANGYYGFVSRDHSLESDKSSILGVSASGDNITVREELVYKVNHTLMGAYSMYENVPLTAVVNKMLCVLSEEPMTPRLADSRLGLNTQLKSDFVGAGQEVKNIRYAKRWRIEPSDSAAYRRGELVEPKKQLVFYIDSLLPIKWHSYVKAGAESWNKAFEKVGFKNVICVKEFPKNDTLFNAYSLDCMTIRYSASWMNSAQTTLHVDARTGEILNASILINSNMISVQYMDRIAATAAVDPRVRTDIFPQEIQGELIQAAIAQAVGTGLGLAPNWGASVAYPVDSLRSASFTQKYGLASSVMGGVVINDVATADDVRKGVRLVNTNPGPYDELVIKYLYQPIYASSLQEEKAILDSWIRQHTGDPRYAYIRSQSRFDSDPRNSRGGLGDDHLKSFDYMLSNIRTGCENYYTWFSKGDKDMTMRKRVYSALCERLNSRVYAVLSYVGGIYLNDIREKDVIPSYSMVDREKQKAALNRVLSLAKDLDWIENTARATDFTIADKKTDMMRLDIFKNIFNRLPYIEVCTERFPETAYTASEYLDDIYNVVWEGTLKHRPLDNVEKALQTAFLESIISTSTVTAPIGSFKASKTSFADTWKSEINLTALREGENVEHHLRSLQAPEEISGFSSVPPIYTNQTKVAAYYFDLLMRTKEMLEKSISAMPEADRSHYELLIYRINKAVEIK, encoded by the coding sequence ATGAGAAATAGATATAGTAAGATACTTTGTTTATTGCTTCTTTTTATGTGTTGCCTGCCACAAGACGGAAATGCGTTTTGGCCTTTTAAAAAGAAGAAAAAAGAGGAAAAAAAAGAAGTATTAACACCTTATCAGAAGCTTTTCAAGGATAAGAAGGTACAGACAGCTCATGGGCTGATGACTATTCATAAGGTGGAAGATAAAGTGTATGTTGAGTTTCCGGTTGCTATGTTAGGGCGGGAACTGTTGCTGACTTCCTCTATAGAAAATACGAGTGACGGTGGGGAAGGTGCACCGGGACAGTTGGGAGGAACAGATGTACGTTTGCGTTTTGAGATGATCGATTCTACAATCGTGGCACGTATGCCTTTGTTGAGCAAACCTGTCAATACAAGTGGTGACTCTGATATTGCCCGTGCACTGAATAATTCACATAATCCGGGTATCTTCAAGAGTTTTAAAGTATTGGCATGTACACCGGATAGTTCGGCTCTTGTAGTGAATATGAAAAGTTTATTCTTGGAAGGTTCGGCTTTTACTAAACCTTTCCCATCGACTTCAGCTAACGGCTATTATGGTTTTGTATCTCGCGACCACTCATTAGAATCTGATAAATCGTCTATCTTGGGTGTTTCCGCTTCAGGAGATAATATTACCGTTCGTGAAGAACTGGTATATAAGGTAAACCATACCTTGATGGGAGCTTATAGTATGTATGAAAATGTTCCGTTGACGGCTGTGGTAAATAAGATGTTATGTGTCTTGTCGGAAGAGCCGATGACTCCCCGTCTGGCTGATTCACGTCTTGGATTGAATACACAGTTGAAGAGTGACTTTGTCGGAGCTGGGCAAGAGGTGAAGAATATACGTTATGCAAAACGTTGGCGGATTGAACCTTCGGATTCTGCTGCTTACCGTCGGGGGGAACTGGTGGAACCGAAGAAGCAATTAGTATTCTATATTGATAGCTTGCTACCTATTAAGTGGCATTCTTATGTTAAAGCTGGAGCAGAATCTTGGAATAAAGCTTTTGAAAAGGTTGGTTTTAAGAATGTGATTTGTGTGAAGGAGTTTCCGAAAAATGATACTTTGTTTAATGCGTACAGTTTGGATTGTATGACCATCCGTTATTCTGCTTCGTGGATGAATAGTGCACAAACGACGCTTCATGTAGATGCTCGTACAGGGGAGATATTGAATGCTTCTATTCTGATCAATTCAAATATGATCAGTGTGCAATATATGGATCGTATTGCGGCAACTGCTGCGGTTGATCCTCGCGTCCGTACTGATATTTTCCCACAAGAGATACAGGGCGAGTTGATTCAGGCTGCTATTGCTCAAGCTGTAGGGACAGGATTGGGACTTGCTCCGAATTGGGGAGCTTCTGTTGCTTATCCGGTAGATTCTTTGCGTTCTGCCAGCTTCACACAAAAGTATGGTTTGGCTTCTTCTGTTATGGGAGGGGTAGTGATTAATGATGTGGCTACGGCAGATGATGTACGGAAAGGAGTGCGTTTGGTTAATACGAACCCTGGACCGTATGATGAGTTGGTTATTAAATATCTGTATCAGCCTATTTACGCTTCTTCATTACAAGAAGAGAAAGCTATCTTGGATAGCTGGATTCGTCAACACACAGGAGATCCTCGTTATGCTTATATACGTAGTCAGTCTCGTTTCGATTCAGATCCTCGTAATAGTCGTGGCGGCTTGGGAGACGATCATTTGAAGTCATTTGATTATATGCTTTCCAATATCCGTACCGGTTGTGAGAATTATTATACTTGGTTTTCAAAAGGAGACAAGGATATGACAATGCGTAAGCGGGTATATTCGGCACTTTGCGAACGATTGAACAGTCGTGTATATGCGGTTCTTTCGTATGTCGGTGGTATTTATCTGAATGATATTCGTGAGAAAGATGTGATTCCGAGTTACTCGATGGTAGACCGTGAGAAACAAAAAGCAGCATTGAACAGGGTTTTGAGCCTGGCAAAAGATCTGGATTGGATAGAGAATACAGCTCGTGCTACAGATTTCACAATTGCTGATAAGAAGACCGATATGATGCGTTTGGATATATTCAAGAATATCTTTAATCGTTTGCCTTATATCGAAGTGTGTACGGAACGTTTCCCGGAAACTGCTTATACGGCTTCCGAATATTTGGATGACATTTACAATGTAGTATGGGAAGGAACCCTGAAACATCGTCCGTTGGATAATGTTGAGAAAGCTCTGCAGACAGCTTTTCTGGAAAGTATCATTTCCACCTCTACGGTAACTGCACCTATTGGTAGCTTTAAGGCTTCAAAGACGTCATTTGCTGATACCTGGAAGTCGGAAATTAATCTGACAGCTTTACGTGAAGGAGAGAATGTAGAACATCATTTGCGTTCTTTGCAGGCTCCTGAAGAAATAAGTGGCTTCTCTTCTGTTCCGCCTATTTATACGAATCAGACCAAAGTTGCTGCATATTATTTCGATCTGTTGATGCGTACGAAAGAGATGTTGGAAAAGAGTATTTCGGCTATGCCTGAAGCTGATCGTTCACATTATGAGCTTTTGATATATCGTATAAATAAAGCGGTAGAGATAAAATAG
- the ybeY gene encoding rRNA maturation RNase YbeY, giving the protein MAVTYQTEGVKMPDIKKRETTEWIKAVAASYGKRLGEIAYIFCSDEKILEVNRQYLQHDYYTDIITFDYCEGDRLSGDLFISLDTIRTNAEQFGASYEDELHRVIIHGILHLCGINDKGPGEREIMEAAENKALAMRQA; this is encoded by the coding sequence ATGGCTGTAACTTATCAAACAGAAGGCGTAAAAATGCCTGATATCAAGAAACGTGAGACTACGGAATGGATAAAGGCCGTAGCTGCTTCTTACGGGAAAAGACTCGGTGAAATCGCTTATATCTTCTGCTCGGACGAAAAGATTCTGGAGGTAAACCGTCAGTATCTGCAACATGACTACTACACGGATATTATTACTTTCGATTATTGTGAAGGCGATCGTCTATCAGGTGACTTATTCATTAGCCTGGATACGATACGTACCAATGCAGAACAGTTTGGTGCCTCATACGAAGACGAACTACATCGTGTGATTATCCACGGAATTCTTCACTTGTGCGGCATTAACGATAAAGGTCCCGGAGAACGGGAGATAATGGAAGCTGCGGAGAATAAGGCATTGGCTATGCGACAAGCGTAA
- a CDS encoding nucleoside recognition domain-containing protein: protein MVLNYIWIGFFVVAFIIALVKVIFLGDTEIFTAIMNATFDSSKTAFEISLGLTGVLALWLGIMKIGENSGLINALARFLSPVLCRLFPDIPKGHPVLGSIFMNMSANMLGLDNAATPLGLKAMKELQELNPKKDTASNPMIMFLVINTSGLIIIPISIMVYRAQMGAAQPTDVFIPILISTFISTLVGVIAVSIAQKINLINKPILILTGIICLLFSSLIYLFLSVSREDMGTYSTLIANILLFSVIILFILTGVRKKINVYDSFVEGAKEGFTTAVRIIPYLVAFLVGIAVFRTSGAMDFLVGGIGYIVGSCGVDTSFVGALPTALMKSLSGSGANGLMIDTMKELGPDSFVGRMSCVVRGASDTTFYILAVYFGSVGITKTRNAVTCGLIADFSGIIAAILISYLFFF, encoded by the coding sequence ATGGTTCTAAATTACATTTGGATAGGATTCTTTGTCGTCGCCTTTATCATCGCCCTTGTAAAAGTGATTTTTCTGGGAGATACGGAGATATTTACGGCTATCATGAACGCTACATTCGATTCTTCAAAAACAGCATTCGAGATATCTCTGGGACTTACAGGCGTACTGGCTCTTTGGCTGGGCATCATGAAAATCGGAGAAAACAGTGGATTGATTAACGCACTGGCTCGCTTTCTTAGTCCGGTGCTTTGCCGACTGTTTCCGGATATTCCTAAAGGGCATCCGGTGTTAGGATCCATCTTCATGAATATGTCTGCCAATATGCTTGGCCTCGACAATGCAGCCACTCCATTAGGGCTGAAAGCTATGAAAGAGCTGCAGGAACTGAACCCGAAAAAGGACACTGCTTCCAACCCGATGATTATGTTTTTGGTGATTAATACATCCGGTCTCATTATTATTCCGATCAGTATCATGGTGTATCGTGCGCAAATGGGGGCTGCACAGCCTACGGATGTATTCATTCCTATTCTGATAAGTACTTTCATTTCAACTCTGGTAGGAGTCATAGCAGTGAGCATCGCTCAAAAGATAAATTTAATAAATAAGCCTATTCTCATTTTAACGGGCATTATTTGCCTTCTCTTTTCCAGCTTGATTTACTTGTTCCTAAGTGTCTCACGAGAGGATATGGGCACCTATTCTACGTTGATAGCGAATATTTTGCTGTTCAGCGTCATCATCCTGTTTATATTGACGGGAGTCAGGAAAAAAATCAATGTATACGATTCGTTTGTGGAGGGGGCTAAAGAGGGGTTTACGACGGCTGTACGCATCATCCCTTATCTGGTTGCTTTTCTTGTAGGAATTGCAGTGTTCCGCACTTCGGGAGCAATGGATTTTCTGGTGGGAGGCATCGGCTATATAGTAGGTTCATGCGGAGTTGACACGAGCTTTGTAGGTGCACTGCCTACCGCATTGATGAAATCGCTTAGCGGTAGCGGTGCGAACGGATTGATGATCGATACGATGAAAGAACTAGGACCGGATTCGTTTGTAGGACGTATGAGTTGTGTAGTACGTGGAGCCTCGGACACCACATTCTACATTCTGGCCGTTTATTTCGGCAGTGTAGGGATTACCAAGACCCGTAATGCGGTGACTTGCGGTCTGATAGCAGACTTCTCGGGTATCATAGCCGCTATCTTAATCAGTTATTTATTTTTCTTTTAA
- the ruvB gene encoding Holliday junction branch migration DNA helicase RuvB, with translation MEQEDFNIREHQLTSKERDFENALRPLSFEDFSGQDKVVENLRIFVKAARLRGEALDHVLLHGPPGLGKTTLSNIIANELGVGFKVTSGPVLDKPGDLAGVLTSLEPNDVLFIDEIHRLSPVVEEYLYSAMEDYRIDIMIDKGPSARSIQIDLNPFTLVGATTRSGLLTAPLRARFGINLHLEYYDDDILSNIIRRSASILDVPCSVRAASEIASRSRGTPRIANALLRRVRDFAQVKGTGSIDTEIAQFALEALNIDKYGLDEIDNKILCTIIDKFKGGPVGITTIATALGEDAGTIEEVYEPFLIKEGFMKRTPRGREVTELAYKHLGRSLYNSQKTLFND, from the coding sequence ATGGAACAGGAAGATTTTAACATACGCGAACATCAGCTTACTTCAAAAGAACGGGATTTCGAGAATGCACTCCGTCCGTTAAGCTTTGAAGACTTCAGCGGGCAGGACAAGGTGGTGGAAAACCTTCGCATTTTTGTGAAGGCGGCACGCTTGCGTGGCGAAGCACTCGACCATGTGCTGTTGCATGGCCCTCCCGGATTAGGAAAAACAACTCTTTCAAATATTATCGCCAACGAATTGGGAGTCGGTTTTAAAGTAACTTCCGGTCCGGTGCTAGATAAACCGGGTGACCTGGCAGGTGTATTGACCAGCCTCGAACCGAACGACGTACTTTTTATTGATGAAATTCATCGTTTGTCGCCCGTAGTGGAAGAATATCTTTATTCGGCCATGGAAGATTATCGCATCGATATTATGATCGATAAGGGACCTTCGGCACGCAGCATCCAGATCGATTTGAATCCTTTCACGCTGGTTGGTGCAACCACGCGTAGCGGTCTGCTGACGGCTCCGCTTCGTGCACGTTTTGGTATTAACCTTCATTTGGAGTATTATGACGATGATATTTTGAGTAATATCATCCGCCGTTCTGCATCCATACTGGATGTACCTTGCTCGGTACGTGCAGCATCGGAGATTGCTTCCCGCAGTCGTGGAACACCCCGTATTGCCAATGCTTTGCTCCGCCGGGTACGTGACTTCGCACAAGTGAAAGGCACCGGTTCTATCGATACGGAGATTGCCCAGTTTGCGCTGGAAGCATTGAATATCGACAAATACGGGCTGGATGAGATAGACAACAAGATACTCTGTACAATTATAGACAAGTTTAAAGGCGGCCCTGTCGGTATAACGACCATTGCTACGGCTTTGGGAGAAGATGCGGGAACCATCGAGGAAGTTTACGAACCTTTCCTGATAAAAGAAGGATTCATGAAACGTACTCCCCGTGGACGTGAGGTGACCGAACTTGCCTATAAACATTTGGGAAGAAGTCTTTATAACAGTCAGAAAACGCTGTTCAATGACTGA
- a CDS encoding dienelactone hydrolase family protein, which yields MMKQWTTLFVFLFLSLSLSAQQGYGRDIFVSSKGDSLPYRMIHPESVKPGEKYPLVLFLHGAGERGNDNEKQLTHGGQMFLNPVNQEKYPAFVLIPQCPTDGYWAYTERPKSFIPAEMPVGQEISPILQTLKQLLDSYLVMPEVDTQRVYIIGLSMGAMGTYDLVIRYPEIFAAAIPICGIVNPSRLSAAKDVKFRIFHGDADDVVPVKGSREAYKALKAAGADVEYIEFPGCNHGSWNPAFNYPGFMDWLFKQKKKR from the coding sequence ATGATGAAGCAATGGACTACTTTATTTGTTTTTCTCTTTTTGAGCCTTTCTCTATCGGCTCAACAGGGATATGGAAGAGATATTTTTGTTTCTTCTAAAGGAGATTCCTTACCTTACCGGATGATTCACCCCGAATCGGTGAAACCGGGTGAGAAGTACCCCCTCGTGCTGTTTTTGCATGGAGCCGGCGAACGGGGAAATGATAATGAGAAGCAATTGACTCATGGCGGGCAGATGTTTCTTAATCCGGTCAATCAAGAAAAGTATCCTGCTTTTGTTCTGATTCCGCAGTGTCCGACAGATGGTTACTGGGCTTATACGGAACGTCCGAAGTCTTTTATACCTGCTGAAATGCCGGTAGGACAGGAGATTAGTCCTATATTACAAACACTCAAACAGTTGCTCGATTCTTATCTGGTGATGCCCGAAGTGGACACGCAACGGGTTTATATTATCGGCCTTTCAATGGGAGCGATGGGAACGTATGATTTAGTAATACGCTATCCGGAGATTTTTGCTGCTGCAATTCCTATCTGCGGTATAGTCAATCCGAGCCGGTTGTCGGCTGCCAAGGATGTGAAGTTCCGTATCTTTCATGGAGACGCGGATGACGTCGTTCCGGTGAAAGGTTCTCGCGAAGCATATAAAGCATTGAAAGCTGCCGGTGCAGATGTGGAATATATTGAATTTCCCGGTTGTAATCATGGAAGCTGGAATCCGGCTTTCAATTATCCCGGATTTATGGATTGGTTGTTCAAGCAAAAGAAGAAACGTTGA
- a CDS encoding polysaccharide biosynthesis C-terminal domain-containing protein has protein sequence MAGLKSLAKDTAIYGLSSIVGRFLNYMLVPLYTAVLPAVTGGYGVVSNVYAFTALMLVLLTFGMETGFFRFANKSGEDPMKVYANSLLSVGGVSLIFVLLCLLFLQPISNLLDYGDHPEFIAMMAVVVALDSFQCIPFAYLRYKKRPVKFAAIKLLSIIGGIGLNLFFLLVCPWLNVHCPATVSWFYDPDYLVGYIFISNLIISVVQMFFFIPELTGFAYKLDRVLLKRMVVYSFPVLILGLVGILNQTVDKMIYPFLFEDRQEGLVQLGIYAATSKIAMVMAMFTQAFRYAYEPFVFGKDREGDNRKMYAAAMKYFLIFSLLAFLAVMFYLDLLRYLVAKGYWEGLGVVAIVMLAEICKGIYFNLSFWYKLTDKTYWGAYFSVIGCVIIVVLNILFVPVYGYLASAWASVAGYAVILLLSYWIGQKEYPIRYDLKSLGLYVLLAAALYVIGEQVPISNLVLRLAFRTVLLLLFIAYIIKKDLPLSQIPVINRFIKKK, from the coding sequence ATGGCTGGACTAAAATCATTAGCTAAAGATACTGCAATTTATGGGCTGAGTAGTATTGTCGGACGATTCCTTAACTACATGCTGGTACCCCTGTATACAGCCGTATTGCCGGCTGTCACCGGAGGTTATGGAGTGGTGTCAAACGTGTATGCGTTTACAGCCCTGATGCTCGTACTGCTTACGTTCGGTATGGAAACGGGATTCTTCCGTTTCGCCAATAAATCGGGGGAAGATCCGATGAAAGTATATGCCAACTCCCTATTGTCAGTGGGAGGCGTATCTTTGATTTTCGTTCTCCTTTGCCTGTTGTTCCTGCAACCGATTTCCAATTTGCTGGATTATGGCGATCATCCGGAATTTATAGCGATGATGGCTGTTGTGGTAGCTTTAGATTCTTTTCAATGCATTCCTTTTGCCTATTTGCGATACAAGAAACGTCCTGTCAAGTTTGCGGCTATCAAACTGCTCTCTATCATTGGCGGCATCGGTTTGAATCTGTTTTTCCTGTTGGTGTGTCCGTGGCTGAATGTACATTGTCCGGCAACCGTCTCTTGGTTTTATGATCCGGACTATCTGGTGGGATATATCTTCATTAGCAACCTGATAATTTCGGTTGTTCAGATGTTCTTCTTTATTCCCGAACTGACAGGATTTGCTTATAAGTTGGACCGGGTGTTGCTGAAGCGAATGGTAGTATACTCTTTTCCGGTATTAATCTTAGGTTTGGTAGGTATTCTGAATCAGACTGTAGACAAGATGATCTATCCGTTTCTCTTTGAAGATCGACAGGAAGGGTTGGTACAACTGGGTATCTATGCGGCAACCAGTAAAATAGCGATGGTGATGGCCATGTTTACACAGGCTTTCCGTTACGCTTACGAACCGTTTGTATTTGGCAAAGACCGCGAGGGGGATAACCGGAAAATGTATGCGGCTGCGATGAAATATTTTCTTATATTCTCGTTGCTGGCTTTCCTTGCTGTAATGTTCTACCTCGATTTGCTGCGTTACCTCGTGGCAAAAGGTTACTGGGAAGGTCTTGGAGTAGTAGCTATTGTGATGCTTGCAGAAATCTGTAAAGGGATCTATTTTAATCTGTCCTTTTGGTATAAACTGACGGATAAGACCTATTGGGGAGCTTACTTCTCGGTGATCGGCTGTGTCATTATTGTTGTATTGAACATATTATTTGTGCCGGTTTACGGCTATCTTGCTTCGGCATGGGCTTCTGTTGCAGGATATGCGGTAATCTTGCTGTTATCCTACTGGATAGGACAGAAAGAATACCCGATTCGTTATGATTTGAAAAGCCTCGGGCTTTATGTTCTGCTGGCAGCGGCACTCTACGTTATTGGAGAACAGGTGCCTATCTCTAATCTAGTGCTTCGTCTCGCTTTCCGTACCGTACTCTTATTGCTATTTATAGCTTATATTATCAAGAAGGATTTACCATTGAGTCAGATTCCTGTTATTAATCGCTTTATAAAGAAGAAATAA
- a CDS encoding TIGR00341 family protein, which yields MKTDERNKFAIKSFLGEYLDLKKDKDNELATVDSIRKGVEFKGANLWILIFAIFMASLGLNVNSTAVIIGAMLISPLMGPIMGVGLSVGLNDFELMKRSLKSFLITTAFSVTTATIFFLLAPIAGSQSELLARTSPTIYDVFIALFGGLAGVVALSTKEKGNVIPGVAIATALMPPLCTAGYGLASGNLIYFLGAFYLYFINSVFISLATFLGVRVMHFQRKEFVDKTREKTVRKYIVLIVVLTMCPAVYLTFGIIKSTFYEAAANRFISDQLSFENTQVLDKKISYEHKEVRVVLIGPEVPDASISIARSKMKEYKLEDTKLVVLQGMNNEAVDVTSIRAMVMEDFYKNSEQRLQQQAVKISQLETTLEQYRTYDAMSRRLVPELKVLYPSITTLSIAHSLEVRVDSMKTDTVTLAVLKFDRHPSAAEKQKISEWLKARVGTKKLRLITE from the coding sequence ATGAAGACAGATGAACGTAATAAGTTTGCTATCAAGTCCTTTCTGGGAGAATATCTGGACTTGAAAAAAGACAAGGATAACGAACTGGCCACCGTAGATTCTATCCGTAAAGGTGTAGAGTTCAAAGGTGCCAATTTATGGATCCTGATTTTTGCCATCTTTATGGCATCACTCGGATTGAATGTAAACTCTACCGCAGTAATTATCGGTGCCATGTTGATTTCTCCGCTGATGGGGCCTATTATGGGAGTAGGACTCTCTGTCGGACTGAACGATTTCGAATTAATGAAGCGCTCTTTAAAGAGCTTTCTCATAACGACCGCTTTCAGTGTGACAACGGCTACTATCTTCTTCCTTCTTGCTCCTATTGCCGGTTCACAGTCAGAGCTGCTGGCACGTACATCGCCCACTATTTATGATGTATTCATCGCGCTTTTTGGTGGTTTGGCAGGCGTGGTAGCTCTCTCTACCAAGGAAAAAGGAAATGTGATTCCGGGTGTTGCCATTGCTACTGCATTGATGCCACCGCTTTGCACGGCCGGTTACGGATTGGCTTCCGGTAATCTTATTTATTTCCTGGGTGCTTTTTATCTTTACTTCATCAACTCTGTTTTTATTAGTCTGGCTACTTTCCTTGGGGTTCGTGTGATGCATTTCCAACGGAAAGAGTTTGTAGATAAAACCCGTGAGAAGACCGTACGTAAATACATCGTTCTGATTGTGGTGCTTACCATGTGTCCGGCTGTTTATCTGACATTTGGAATTATAAAAAGCACTTTCTATGAGGCGGCAGCCAATCGTTTTATTAGCGATCAGTTGAGCTTTGAAAATACACAGGTACTTGATAAAAAGATCAGCTATGAACATAAAGAAGTGCGGGTTGTTTTGATTGGTCCTGAAGTGCCCGATGCTTCGATTTCTATTGCTCGTAGCAAGATGAAAGAATATAAGTTGGAAGATACGAAGCTGGTTGTATTGCAAGGGATGAACAATGAAGCGGTAGATGTGACTTCTATCCGTGCCATGGTCATGGAAGACTTCTACAAAAACAGCGAGCAGCGACTTCAGCAACAAGCGGTGAAGATTTCCCAACTGGAGACAACGCTGGAGCAATACAGAACATACGATGCAATGAGTCGTAGATTAGTGCCCGAACTGAAAGTGCTTTACCCTTCCATCACTACGCTCTCCATTGCTCATTCGCTCGAAGTACGGGTTGACTCGATGAAGACCGATACGGTAACATTGGCTGTTTTGAAATTCGACAGACATCCGTCTGCTGCCGAGAAACAGAAAATCAGCGAATGGCTGAAAGCCCGTGTAGGTACGAAAAAGTTGAGGCTGATTACCGAATAA